The following are encoded in a window of Naumovozyma castellii chromosome 10, complete genome genomic DNA:
- the ATP10 gene encoding Atp10p (ancestral locus Anc_4.253), with protein sequence MMLKRYVSTTATQRGIISRLTTPITESLKPTNKFDPNAPIPKLIRPIGLPQPPNANLRKYRHGNSFMDMFDVERTSDRVRELSHELNQAGVHEMFNFRMSKGKLLKSPESFWRSEKALYFPHLVGKRLLDGKKVTMEESMRGKITIVKMFANKVGQQLVDQYTLKVSEEKEKEVQVINVDWIENKLKSLLFGWIYSTRLRKLVSNSDEQAKYFVCERSQWPFTIREQLKVSNVFTGYLFLVDPSLKIRWFACGGADEDELKTFHKCVRGLQRELEKEHK encoded by the coding sequence ATGATGTTAAAACGCTACGTGTCCACAACTGCAACCCAAAGAGGAATAATAAGTCGTCTTACGACCCCCATAACGGAGTCTCTTAAACCTACCAACAAATTTGACCCGAATGCCCCCATCCCCAAATTGATAAGACCAATCGGATTGCCCCAACCTCCCAATGCAAACTTGAGGAAATACCGTCATGGTAATTCATTCATGGATATGTTTGACGTCGAAAGAACATCAGATCGTGTCAGAGAGCTTTCTCACGAATTGAATCAAGCTGGAGTACATGAGATGTTCAATTTTAGAATGTCTAAAGggaaacttttgaaatcaCCTGAATCATTTTGGAGAAGTGAAAAGGCTTTGTATTTTCCCCATTTGGTTGGGAAAAGGTTGCTGGATGGTAAGAAAGTGACCATGGAGGAATCCATGAGGGGCAAGATAACCATTGTGAAAATGTTTGCTAATAAAGTTGGCCAACAATTGGTTGATCAATATACATTAAAGGTCTCcgaagaaaaagaaaaggaggTACAAGTTATAAACGTGGATTGgatagaaaataaattgaagtctttattatttggatgGATTTATTCTACAAGATTGAGAAAACTGGTTTCTAATTCCGATGAGCAggcaaaatattttgtatgTGAGAGGAGTCAATGGCCCTTTACGATTAGAGAACAATTAAAAGTGAGCAATGTTTTCACCGGTTATTTGTTTCTAGTAGACCCAAGCTTAAAGATCCGTTGGTTTGCATGTGGTGGTGccgatgaagatgaattaaagaCATTCCACAAATGTGTTAGAGGTTTACAAAGGGAGTTGGAGAAGGAACACAAATGA
- the CST9 gene encoding SUMO ligase CST9 (ancestral locus Anc_4.255), protein MSESSGIFNQTFVYCGVCHRRSTLGDPLSLTSCAHILCSQHVLPSKVCPICQTNDISIILLTDSKPLPNDVRIFFEPMPQVLEQLYNVSQFQMNGWINQCKYYQSHCVKLREKCARQQQLLYQAKQELDAITTYKNKIKELENIIKRQNITRLEFQQSSRSLSTSSSLMGKHPPPPTVDLTLDDDEEHSLEAIEEASFLNKLKKTSSLWNSKTKVNNKANARGQRKKQSQILPSNNNNNHTSITIAAESTQLNRQGYSPTTNSVNSNISEIIHSLSSPSSSAHLSPGPSSISSNIPSSKLVPNSYSKTNGNNDNIINNINNNNTGMNNTSRAQFPNALEKLRIVRRNNTISSNPTRTISNSQGILTHMRSSEGISARNIGSELKQIHDNAPLSMRRRSSSQQILTINSKNSSSSSTNRIAKGSNDKFRRIR, encoded by the coding sequence ATGTCTGAAAGCTCAGGAATATTTAATCAAACTTTTGTTTACTGTGGTGTCTGTCATCGAAGATCCACTTTAGGAGATCCATTAAGTCTTACCTCATGTGCACACATTCTTTGTTCTCAACATGTACTGCCTTCTAAGGTATGTCCCATTTGTCAAACAAATGATATATCCATTATTCTTCTCACAGACTCCAAACCTCTTCCCAATGATGTCAGGATTTTCTTTGAACCAATGCCACAAGTGTTAGAACAACTGTATAACGTGTCCCAATTCCAAATGAATGGATGGATAAACCAATGTAAATATTATCAATCTCACTGTGTTAAACTTAGGGAAAAATGTGCaagacaacaacaacttcTGTACCAGGCAAAACAGGAGCTGGACGCCATTACAACTTACAAGAATAAGatcaaagaattggaaaatattatcaagaGGCAAAATATCACTAGACTGGAATTTCAACAAAGCTCAAGATCTCTTTCTACATCATCCTCGCTAATGGGGAAACATCCACCGCCACCAACAGTGGATCTAActttggatgatgatgaggaacACAGTTTGGAAGCTATTGAAGAAGCatcttttcttaataaattgaagaaaacatCATCCCTATGGAATTCCAAAACTAAGGTAAATAACAAAGCCAATGCAAGAGGACAACGTAAAAAACAGTCTCAAATACTTCcaagtaataataataataatcatacTTCTATTACCATTGCAGCGGAATCTACTCAATTAAATCGTCAGGGCTATTCTCCTACTACAAATTCAGtcaattcaaatattagtgaaattattcattcGTTGTCAtctccatcttcttctgctCATTTATCCCCCGGACCTTCctcaatttcatcaaacATCCCATCTTCGAAGCTAGTCCCTAATTCGTATTCAAAAACAAATGGcaacaatgataatattattaataatattaacaataataatacgGGAATGAATAACACAAGTAGGGCTCAATTCCCAAACGCTTTAGAGAAATTACGAATCGTCAGGAGAAACAACACAATAAGTTCTAATCcaacaagaacaatatcaaataGCCAAGGGATTTTGACTCACATGAGAAGTAGTGAGGGTATTTCAGCTAGGAATATTGGCAGTGAATTAAAGCAGATTCACGATAATGCTCCATTATCAATGAGACGACGTTCCTCGTCACAACAAATACTCACtattaattcaaagaactcatcttcttcttctactaATCGAATAGCCAAGGGTAGTAACGACAAGTTTAGGAGGATAAGATGA
- the COX8 gene encoding cytochrome c oxidase subunit VIII (ancestral locus Anc_4.256): MFRQQAIKLSTRRALFSTSSKNMVHFKDGVYNNLPFKVVNRKIPYGVVHFGFFGVGLLVPFIITWAQLKKSGSL, translated from the coding sequence ATGTTTAGACAACAAGCCATTAAACTTTCCACAAGGAGAGCCCTATTCTCCACATCTTCCAAGAATATGGTTCATTTCAAGGATGGTGTTTACAATAATCTTCCATTCAAGGTGGTAAATAGAAAGATACCTTATGGTGTGGTTCATTTTGGATTCTTTGGTGTTGGTTTATTGGTTCcatttattattacctGGGctcaattaaagaaatccGGGTCATTATGA
- the VPS33 gene encoding tethering complex ATP-binding subunit VPS33 (ancestral locus Anc_4.258), with protein sequence MDSNWNTRKFIRLNRDSLCQILNLVSGDDQILVIQPNVLSLLNKLISFTQLTETTSVRKIVILDDQLQDDLANITATLPDIKVVFLIDVRLDIVIPSQLAAVAKLNQNRELNVIYCTFTTQRSNRLNTPEENGIPHFIKSQLSASYDGVVKLYGWDILPIPELGDNVLLSHLLYNGEGDNMYFPRTASMESAMRSILVDNMVNCLQSLFRQTRTTVTNVAAMGRESKKFLNLLRERISLDDDDDEELFIKDTLYGNKYQRDFKTDLIVIERDMDPITPLLTQLTYAGILDDLYEFADDGKLKGKNNVELDYRKDEIWEELKFLNFGAIGPQLNRRAKDLQNKYESRHSADSVGEIKQFVDSLGTLQERQKLLKAHTTLSTDVLNQVETDESLQFNSILELEQDFLLHNLDNRTSCESILEMIYEGDTDSTRILRLICLMSIVRISIRDKDFENFKKELIDTFGIEILFQLERLTQAGLFTSKSLLDSKQYNSKLLKEYRYISKWLDTLPNTDDQIPTAVGPHLDPSNPKEPTFAYCGVVPLTTRYIQMLYDRSVLSQNYSSQQPFIISRNPNLLGTHELLEQIYGNSDIFESGTWIPESRKKPSNGSKQKTNISGKEQNDIAIIVFLGGITMGEIATLKHLQNQLREKKIYKRFIIVSDGLTNGARMIGTSSFKRS encoded by the coding sequence ATGGACAGTAATTGGAACACGAGGAAATTCATTCGGTTAAATAGAGATAGTCTTTGTCAGATCCTCAATCTCGTGTCAGGAGATGATCAGATTTTGGTTATTCAGCCAAATGTTTTGTcacttttaaataaattgataAGTTTTACTCAGCTTACAGAAACCACATCTGTTAGAAAGATAGTGATACTGGATGATCAATTACAAGACGACTTAGCCAATATAACAGCCACCCTCCCTGATATTAAAGTTGTTTTCCTAATAGATGTTAGGTTGGATATAGTGATACCGTCCCAATTAGCAGCTGTTGCAAAGCTTAACCAAAATAGGGAATTAAACGTCATATATTGCACATTCACAACGCAGAGATCGAATAGATTAAACACACCAGAAGAAAATGGGATTCCTCACTTTATTAAAAGTCAATTAAGTGCTTCCTATGATGGAGTAGTTAAACTATATGGATGGGATATCCTTCCGATACCTGAATTAGGAGATAACGTCTTATTATCACATCTTTTATATAATGGTGAAGGAGATAATATGTACTTTCCAAGAACTGCATCAATGGAATCAGCAATGAGAAGTATACTGGTTGATAATATGGTGAATTGTTTGCAATCATTATTCAGGCAAACACGTACCACGGTCACAAATGTTGCTGCCATGGGGAGGGAATCcaaaaaatttcttaatctATTACGTGAGAGAATTAGccttgatgatgatgatgatgaagaattatttattaaggATACATTATATGGTAATAAATATCAACGTGATTTTAAAACGGATTTGATTGTTATTGAAAGGGATATGGACCCTATCACGCCTCTATTGACTCAATTAACCTATGCTGGGATTCTTGACGATTTATACGAATTTGCTGATGATGGTAAGTTGAAAGGCAAAAATAATGTTGAATTAGATTATAGGAAAGATGAGATATgggaagaattgaaatttcttaattttgGTGCTATTGGACCTCAATTGAATAGAAGGGCCAAAGATTTACAGAATAAGTATGAATCTAGACATTCTGCTGATAGTGTTGGCGAGATCAAACAGTTTGTAGATTCCTTAGGGACACTACAAGAACGACAGAAACTTTTGAAGGCGCATACCACATTGTCCACCGATGTATTGAATCAAGTTGAAACTGATGAGAGCTTGCAATTTAATTCCATCTTGGAGCTAGAACAAGATTTCTTGCTTCATAATCTTGATAATAGAACAAGTTGCGAGAGTATATTGGAAATGATTTATGAAGGTGATACTGACTCCACGAGGATACTGAGATTGATATGTCTGATGTCAATTGTAAGGATTTCTATAAGGGACAAAGATTTTGAGAACTTTAAAAAGGAGTTAATTGATACATTTggtattgaaatattattccaGCTAGAACGATTGACCCAGGCGGGACTTTTTACAAgcaaatcattattagaCAGTAAGCAATACAATTCCAAGTTGTTGAAAGAATACCGCTACATTTCCAAATGGTTAGATACATTACCTAACACTGATGATCAAATACCAACTGCTGTTGGTCCTCATTTGGATCCTTCTAATCCAAAGGAGCCAACATTTGCGTACTGTGGTGTAGTTCCTCTTACAACGCGGTATATTCAAATGCTATACGATAGGAGTGTTTTGAGTCAGAATTATTCTTCCCAGCAACCGTTCATAATCTCTAGGAATCCTAATCTATTGGGAACGCATGAACTTCTAGAACAAATATACGGAAATTCAGATATATTTGAGTCTGGGACATGGATACCTGAATCAAGGAAGAAGCCAAGTAACGGGTCGAAACAGAAGACAAATATTTCTGGTAAGGAACAGAACGATATAGCAATTATTGTATTTCTTGGCGGGATTACCATGGGTGAAATCGCTACTTTGAAGCACTTACAGAATCAACTAAgggagaagaagatatatAAGCGATTTATTATTGTGAGTGATGGGTTGACCAATGGGGCTAGGATGATAGGAACGAGCAGTTTCAAACGTAGCTAA
- the AFG2 gene encoding AAA family ATPase AFG2 (ancestral locus Anc_4.259): protein MPPKSSSTKKGTSAGSSSEVAKKPKFKLPTEFIARPTSISDDNKDTCVAIIHPNVLKELEITSGSMCILSKLGSNGFVVIAKASKEDVHPVNVISITSTMRSVSNIILGDRLEIRKIQSQPVYADSVTIGSLQGTEISDSSKKAIDKLLDASGLIMPGMIFHGFPITETETLDLVVVELNDTDLPDITKMTLNENEESLTYLSPAALFRKGSTIVKFSTSKRASSKYNLPQPLTYDSVGGLHKEVDLLKTTISLPLHQPTLFSDFGVSPPRGILLHGPPGTGKTMLLRCVANTANAHVLTINGPSIVSKYLGETESALRDIFNEAKKYQPSIIFIDEIDSIAPNRANDDSGEVESRVVATLLTLMDGMGSAGRLVVIAATNRPNSVDPALRRPGRFDQEVEIGIPDVDARLDILMKQFSQMSSERHTLTEEDIKTISSKTHGYVGADLSSLCRESVMKTIQRGLNSSKTIDSSVLQVTMNDVENAMIDIRPSAMREIFLEMPKVYWSDIGGQEELKRKMKEMIQLPLEASETFARLGVTAPKGVLLYGPPGCSKTLTAKALATESGINFLAVKGPEIFNKYVGESERAIREIFRKARAASPSIIFFDEIDALSPDRDGGSSSSAASHVLTSLLNEIDGVEELNGVVIVAATNRPDEIDPALLRPGRLDRHIYVAPPDYEARLQILRKCTKKFQIDESTINLEDLSRRTDGCSGAEVVLLCQEAGLAAIMEDLDASKVEASHFERALQGISRGITPEMLAYYQDFASRSGISR from the coding sequence ATGCCACCAAAGTCTAGTTCTACCAAGAAGGGAACTTCAGCAGGCTCTAGTTCTGAAGTCGCAAAGAAACCCAAGTTCAAATTGCCCACAGAATTTATTGCAAGGCCGACTTCTATAagtgatgataataaagataCGTGTGTTGCAATTATTCATCCAAATGTTTTGAAGGAACTTGAGATAACGTCTGGTTCTATGTGTATCTTATCAAAATTGGGATCAAATGGTTTTGTTGTGATAGCCAAGGCAAGTAAAGAAGACGTTCATCCGGTCAATGTTATTTCGATTACTTCTACTATGAGATCTGTGAGCAACATCATCCTTGGTGATCGTTTAGAAATTAGAAAGATTCAATCACAGCCAGTTTATGCAGATTCTGTCACTATAGGTTCCCTCCAAGGTACTGAAATCTcagattcttcaaagaaagCAATCGATAAACTATTAGATGCTTCTGGTCTAATTATGCCAGGAATGATATTTCATGGTTTTCCAATCACAGAAACTGAAACTCTTGATTTGGTGGTGGTAGAACTTAATGATACTGATCTTCCCGATATTACGAAGATGACGCTAAacgaaaatgaagaaagtttaACCTATCTATCACCTGCTGCCTTATTTCGTAAAGGCTCTACTATAGTGAAATTCAGTACCAGTAAGCGTGCAAGTTCTAAATACAACTTACCTCAACCATTGACGTATGATTCAGTAGGTGGGTTACATAAAGAAGTGGATCTTTTAAAGACTACGATTAGTCTACCATTGCATCAACCAACTCTATTTAGTGATTTTGGAGTATCACCTCCTAGAGGGATTCTTCTACATGGACCACCAGGAACAGGGAAAACAATGCTACTAAGATGTGTTGCAAATACAGCGAATGCTCATGTCTTGACAATTAATGGTCCATCTATTGTGTCTAAGTACTTGGGTGAAACTGAGTCTGCATTAAGAgatatatttaatgaagCCAAGAAGTATCAACCATCCATAAttttcattgatgaaattgattccaTAGCACCTAATAGAGCGAATGATGACTCTGGTGAAGTTGAAAGTAGAGTTGTGGCGACTTTGTTAACTTTGATGGATGGCATGGGTTCAGCTGGAAGATTGGTCGTGATTGCTGCTACTAATAGACCCAATTCAGTGGATCCAGCTCTTAGAAGACCGGGTAGATTTGATCAAGAGGTTGAAATTGGTATTCCTGATGTTGACGCCAGATTAGAtatattaatgaaacaattcTCCCAAATGTCATCAGAGCGTCATACATTGACGGAAGAGGATATAAAAACTATTTCCTCCAAAACACACGGTTATGTAGGTGCTgatctttcttctctttgtaGGGAGTCTGTCATGAAGACAATCCAACGTGGTTTAAATTCATCCAAAACTATAGATAGTTCAGTATTACAAGTGACTATGAATGATGTAGAAAATGCAATGATTGATATTAGACCGAGTGCCATGAGAGAAATTTTCCTAGAGATGCCCAAAGTTTACTGGTCTGATATTGGTGGCCAAGAAGAACTGAAGCGCAAGATGAAGGAAATGATTCAGTTGCCGTTGGAGGCGTCCGAGACCTTTGCCAGGTTGGGAGTTACAGCTCCCAAGGGTGTTTTATTATATGGTCCACCAGGCTGTTCAAAAACGTTAACCGCGAAAGCTCTAGCAACTGAATCTGGAATTAATTTCTTAGCTGTTAAAGGAcctgaaatatttaataaatatgttGGTGAATCAGAACGTGCAATTAGAGAGATTTTCCGTAAAGCTCGTGCGGCTTCCCCAAgtattatattctttgatGAAATAGATGCACTATCACCAGATAGGGATGGTGGTTCCTCAAGTTCCGCAGCAAGTCATGTCCTTACCTCTCTCTTGAATGAAATCGATGGTGTGGAAGAACTGAATGGAGTCGTTATAGTGGCAGCCACAAATAGGCCCGATGAGATAGATCCGGCATTGTTGAGACCAGGTAGATTGGATAGACATATCTATGTGGCACCACCTGATTATGAAGCAAGATTACaaatattaagaaaatgTACCAAGAAGTTCCAAATTGACGAATCCACAATTAACTTGGAAGATTTATCTCGTAGGACAGATGGTTGTTCTGGTGCTGAAGTGGTTCTTCTTTGTCAAGAAGCTGGTCTGGCGGCAATAATGGAAGATCTTGATGCATCCAAAGTGGAAGCTTCTCACTTTGAAAGGGCTTTACAAGGTATTTCAAGAGGTATTACCCCCGAAATGCTTGCATACTATCAGGATTTTGCTTCGAGAAGTGGAATATCAAGATAG
- the SKI2 gene encoding SKI complex RNA helicase subunit SKI2 (ancestral locus Anc_4.261): MSSSFSKSSIEELYQSLREITNDNDLELFEDRITKLDVENNNTTSSQVNETIKEKFLTPSNVLSWGLLDIVQKVPQMNFLDDPTSDNKDADSYDYKQFLKIPEPISRTAYYFKRTGIEGRISGAKEEVSLKEIANANASNSLSITRGLNHHGNTIRGSTFQLPFTPGGIDMEAVTDSFKDGVSSMSNATKLLHKDEQGLFDIPLGFNRGIIPKGTTSPSNSEEVDDVQQLNKIDNEVDVERELEDDRRRMEEETQTLLSETILNDNCTTTSKNDNLTAEIDNLLPLGIDFGRSVSKAKNLLKKKEWAHMVDLNHKLEHFSELVPNPAREWPFELDTFQKQAVYHLEQGDSVFVAAHTSAGKTVVAEYAIAMSKRNMTKTIYTSPIKALSNQKFRDFKETFEDVDIGLITGDVQINPEANCLIMTTEILRSMLYRGADLIRDVEFVIFDEVHYVNDQDRGVVWEEVIIMLPQHVKFILLSATVPNTYEFANWIGRTKQKNIYVISTPKRPVPLEINIWANKQLIPVINPQREFLDANFKKHKDLLSGKPAEKTSGDKGKDDKRGSRGGRGGQRGGSGRGGNQRGGSGRGGNQRGGSGRGGSRGAGAIGSNKRQFFMRSGPGKKTWPELVNFLKGKDLLPMVVFVFSKKRCEEYADWLEGINFCNAKEKSQIHMFIENSITRLKKEDRELPQIMKIRNLLERGIAVHHGGLLPIVKELIEILFSKGFIKVLFATETFAMGLNLPTRTVVFSEIQKHDGSGLRDLTPGEFTQMAGRAGRRGLDKTGTVIIMAYKEPLAATSFKEVTLGVPTKLESQFRLTYNMILNLLRIEALKVEEMIKYSFSENTKQTLKPEHEKKIKELTEQLNTIESFNCDTCNVDIEKLLDATIRFRECTSNMMTELAKSDVIFRVLRVGRLILFRDDNDCLKLGFVFRNNVKDANCVVMVISEPNTLAGGEPNHLPYLGDQVSFTMSNFTKFKSVPYSMEHVLFSSIELVSQYTLRVNFTDLMKQDAEAIATFENEVKMIINVSRKLKESTSERKGSLKAHQSALERENIKKEIVSLKSSFCPHLPEHFVPVFKKHLINREIKDISHLMSDQNLNLLPDYERKLDVLKAAGFIDQSHNVMLKGRVACEINSGYELVLTELILDNFLGDFEPEEIVALLSVFVYEGRTREEEAPVVTPRLAKGKARIQEIYRKMLSLYEEHQVPLIQEEAEFLDKKRFALMNVVYEWARGLSFKEIMDISPEAEGTVVRVITRLDEICREVKTASIIIGNSTLHMKMGRAQELIKRDIVFAASLYL; encoded by the coding sequence ATGTCGAGCTCGTTCAGCAAAAgttcaattgaagaactcTATCAAAGTTTACGTGAAATTACAAATGATAACGACcttgaattatttgaagatcGTATCACTAAATTAGATGTcgaaaacaacaataccaCTTCATCACAGGTCAACGAAACCATCAAGGAGAAATTCCTCACTCCATCAAATGTACTCTCCTGGGGGTTACTCGATATCGTTCAAAAAGTCCCACAGatgaatttcttggatGACCCGACTTCAGACAATAAGGATGCAGATTCATATGATTATAAacaattcttgaagattCCTGAACCCATTAGCAGAACTGCctattatttcaaaagaacAGGAATAGAAGGACGTATCAGTGGCGCTAAGGAGGAAGTATCGCTGAAGGAGATAGCAAATGCAAATgcatcaaattcattatccaTCACGAGAGGTTTGAATCATCATGGGAATACTATTAGAGGGTCCACTTTCCAATTACCGTTTACTCCCGGTGGGATTGATATGGAAGCTGTGACAGATTCATTCAAAGATGGGGTCTCATCGATGAGTAATGCGACAAAGCTATTACATAAGGATGAACAAGGGTTGTTTGATATTCCCCTGGGATTTAATAGAGGTATCATTCCTAAGGGTACCACATCACCTTCTAATTCTGAAGAAGTGGATGATGTGcaacaattgaataagATCGATAACGAAGTGGATGTCGAAagagaattggaagatgatAGAAGGAGAATGGAGGAAGAAACACAAACTCTGTTATCAGAAACAATCCTCAATGATAACTGTACAACTACTTCTAAGAATGATAATTTGACCGCCGAAATAGATAATCTCCTACCGTTAGGTATTGATTTTGGGAGATCTGTAAGTAAGGCGAAGAATCTTctcaagaagaaagaatggGCACACATGGTTGATTTAAATCACAAATTGGAGCATTTCAGTGAGCTGGTACCAAATCCAGCAAGAGAATGGCCATTTGAATTAGACACATTCCAAAAACAAGCCGTTTACCATTTAGAACAAGGTGATTCTGTATTCGTTGCAGCCCATACCTCAGCAGGTAAAACTGTGGTGGCAGAATATGCCATTGCCATGTCAAAAAGAAACATGACCAAAACGATCTATACATCTCCAATTAAAGCGTTATCTAATCAAAAATTCAGagattttaaagaaacttttgaagatgttgaCATTGGTTTAATTACAGGTGATGTACAAATTAATCCAGAGGCAAACTGTTTAATTATGACTACAGAAATTCTAAGATCGATGTTATATCGTGGTGCTGATTTAATTAGAGATGTTGAATTTGTCATTTTCGATGAAGTTCATTATGTTAATGATCAGGATCGTGGTGTTGTATGGGAAGAAGTCATTATTATGCTTCCACAACATGTAaagtttattttattatctgCCACTGTGCCAAATACATATGAATTTGCCAACTGGATTGGAAGAACAAAAcagaagaatatatatgttATTTCCACCCCAAAAAGACCAGTACCATtagaaattaatatttgGGCAAATAAACAACTAATCCCAGTGATTAACCCTCAAAGAGAATTCCTCGATgcaaatttcaaaaagcATAAGGATCTGTTGTCGGGGAAACCAGCTGAAAAGACTTCAGGCGACAAAGGAAAAGATGATAAAAGAGGTAGCCGAGGCGGAAGAGGGGGCCAAAGAGGTGGGTCTGGCCGTGGAGGTAACCAAAGAGGTGGGTCTGGTCGTGGGGGTAATCAAAGAGGTGGATCTGGTCGTGGTGGGTCTAGAGGCGCAGGTGCCATTGGCTCTAATAAACGTCAATTCTTTATGAGAAGTGGGCCCGGTAAAAAAACCTGGCCTGAGTTAGTAAACTTCTtgaaaggaaaagatttaCTACCAATGGTTGTGTTTGTCTTTAGTAAGAAAAGATGTGAGGAATATGCAGACTGGTTAGAAGGTATTAACTTTTGTAACGCCAAAGAAAAATCTCAAATTCATATGTTTATTGAGAATTCTATTACACGtttaaagaaggaagatCGTGAACTTCCTCAAATTATGAAAATTAGAAATCTGCTTGAGAGGGGTATCGCAGTGCATCATGGTGGGTTGCTACCGATCGTTAAAGAACTTATCGAAATTCTTTTCTCTAAGGGATTCATCAAGGTGTTATTCGCCACCGAAACATTTGCCATGGGTCTTAATTTGCCTACTAGAACAGTAGTCTTCAGTGAAATCCAGAAACACGACGGGTCTGGTTTAAGAGACTTAACACCCGGTGAGTTCACACAAATGGCAGGTAGAGCCGGTCGTAGAGGGTTAGATAAGACGGGTACAGTTATCATCATGGCATACAAAGAGCCATTAGCAGCAACATCGTTTAAGGAGGTCACATTAGGTGTCCCAACAAAACTGGAGTCACAATTCAGATTAACATATAACATGATCTTGAACTTATTAAGGATTGAAGCATTGAAAGTGGAGGAAATGATCAAGTATTCATTTAGTGAAAACACCAAACAAACTTTGAAACCGGAGcatgaaaagaaaattaaggAACTAACTGAACAGTTGAACACAATTGAGTCATTCAACTGTGATACATGTAATGTTGACATTGAGAAGCTCTTAGATGCCACAATAAGGTTTAGGGAATGTACATCAAATATGATGACTGAATTGGCAAAATCTGACGTTATTTTCCGTGTTCTTAGAGTTGGAAGATTGATACTTTTCAGAGATGATAACgattgtttgaaattagGTTTTGTTTTCAGAAATAATGTTAAGGATGCTAATTGTGTTGTTATGGTGATATCTGAACCAAATACTCTAGCTGGAGGAGAACCAAACCACTTACCATACTTAGGAGATCAAGTATCCTTCACCATGAGTAATTTCACTAAATTCAAAAGTGTTCCATATTCAATGGAACATGTGCTGTTTAGCTCGATTGAACTGGTTTCACAATATACACTGCGAGTAAATTTTACCGATCTGATGAAGCAGGATGCTGAGGCAATCGCTACTTTTGAGAATGAGGTAAAAATGATTATAAACGTATCGAGaaaattgaaggaaagTACATCTGAAAGGAAGGGAAGTTTGAAAGCTCATCAAAGTGCATtggaaagagaaaatatcaaaaaagAGATAGTTTCCTTAAAGTCTTCATTCTGTCCACATTTACCAGAACACTTCGTGCCTGTATTCAAGAAACATTTAATTAATAGAGAAATAAAGGACATTTCCCACTTGATGTCTGACCAAAACTTGAATTTATTGCCTGACTATGAGCGTAAATTGGATGTCTTGAAAGCAGCAGGTTTTATTGATCAAAGTCATAATGTTATGTTAAAGGGTAGAGTAGCGTGTGAGATTAACTCAGGTTATGAATTGGTTCTTACCGAGTTAATTTTAGATAATTTCCTTGGTGATTTCGAACCTGAAGAAATCGTAGCATTATTGTCGGTGTTCGTTTACGAAGGTCGTACAAGAGAGGAAGAGGCACCTGTTGTAACACCTAGACTAGCGAAGGGGAAAGCTagaattcaagaaatttatcGTAAGATGTTGTCCTTATATGAAGAACATCAAGTTCCAttgattcaagaagaagctGAATTTTTGGATAAGAAGAGATTTGCATTGATGAATGTTGTTTATGAATGGGCTCGTGGATTATccttcaaagaaattatgGATATCAGTCCGGAAGCTGAAGGTACCGTTGTGAGAGTTATTACAAGATTAGATGAAATCTGTCGTGAAGTGAAAACAGCATCTATTATCATTGGGAATTCAACATTGCATATGAAGATGGGTAGAGCACAAGAGTTGATTAAGAGAGATATTGTATTTGCAGCAAGTTTATACCTATAG